One Fibrobacter sp. UBA4297 DNA window includes the following coding sequences:
- a CDS encoding polysaccharide deacetylase family protein — protein sequence MSRKFLLCFHDFSVWNYQKVTPILEELKELVGGPFSLLVIPDTENASDDAVADFRATLAKLKSEGFELALHGFKHKAEFSQGRSYAGLVGMNLTGGEAEFAGLSEYESSRLLQAALESWKKLFADENGNADAPIAFVPPTWFSNKFLSGQVRVEKMLYEDRFSLTTAEGIRYASPVASFAGIPKIAEKAAIAYAAFIMKLPVGLPRLAVHPVDFPRLRDVVRDTIRVALNNRRKLVHYSEL from the coding sequence ATGTCTCGCAAGTTTCTCCTTTGTTTTCATGATTTTAGCGTCTGGAATTACCAGAAAGTGACACCGATTCTTGAAGAGCTCAAGGAATTGGTCGGAGGGCCTTTTAGCTTACTCGTGATTCCCGATACGGAAAATGCTTCGGACGACGCTGTTGCTGATTTCCGTGCGACTCTCGCAAAGCTCAAGTCCGAAGGCTTTGAACTTGCTCTGCATGGCTTTAAGCACAAGGCGGAATTCAGCCAGGGCCGCAGTTACGCAGGGCTTGTGGGCATGAACCTCACGGGAGGCGAGGCTGAATTTGCAGGCCTTTCCGAGTACGAATCGAGCCGCCTTTTGCAAGCGGCCCTAGAATCCTGGAAAAAGCTGTTTGCTGATGAAAACGGAAATGCGGATGCGCCAATTGCGTTTGTTCCGCCGACATGGTTTAGCAACAAGTTTTTATCGGGGCAAGTCCGTGTGGAAAAAATGTTGTACGAAGACCGCTTCTCGCTGACGACTGCCGAAGGTATCCGCTATGCGTCACCGGTGGCGAGCTTTGCCGGGATTCCGAAGATTGCAGAAAAGGCAGCCATTGCTTATGCTGCCTTTATCATGAAACTACCAGTGGGTTTGCCTCGTCTTGCTGTCCATCCTGTGGATTTTCCTCGACTGCGAGATGTTGTTCGTGATACAATCCGCGTAGCGCTAAACAACAGACGAAAGTTGGTCCACTATAGCGAGTTGTAA
- a CDS encoding M23 family metallopeptidase, translating into MVRLIKISSLLLSAGALCFADNASTVCDASKMDAFAYEDCIAVQRGAKLDNTDFSERNAPPAELISESYVEPFKYDPFNRDAYLTSSFGENRGTRYHAGIDYSTQMEEGWPIFAPENGFVKEIKTSPFGYGKVMFFEGNSGKTWVFAHQSSFPQAIEDQIKQKQYATKSNDISIKPNIRFRKGDTLTFAGSTGIGNPHLHLEVRLNKDDITSPCQLGVKCLDTIAPQIFGVAVWQGNELALTTDEALRNGCVETPVKNEFNLSMAIKIADYSREPKENPMAIRRLELWRYDDKIYSKVMDTLSYKKMLDIRNELLWAEEADTAGDWHYINAKLGPVSTYRLEIEDFSGHIVRREFNFHQSCKDNGKLVLIQNQNTPLYTFLSKSMLDIYRCESGYKFTALNKDKETINSDLCKIFDHNKPLPIGKIVETFPETRFINYSADASATGTGRSVNELISIYPYGKYKTSINWYTKVGNVKISQKISGIPVVGDTSQRVLAVTRNQTDSVDFYEFHPKGLQFYGKWNVCIENDDNSAPLYWLGETTRRWFYFEKQTGGKNRCATTNELRDLANITDEDGFSLGFPYWAETLVAGMYQSSLKIPLYSRYAGIPDGNAISVKYKNKWIAAEYDSEPREIILLGDALPDAGETITIEITDDSKRKTKKEFDVPGF; encoded by the coding sequence ATGGTCAGGCTTATAAAAATTTCGTCACTCTTACTCTCCGCCGGAGCGCTCTGCTTCGCCGATAACGCAAGCACCGTCTGCGACGCATCCAAGATGGACGCGTTTGCTTATGAGGACTGCATCGCCGTCCAACGAGGTGCAAAACTCGACAACACGGACTTTTCCGAAAGAAACGCCCCACCTGCCGAATTGATTTCGGAATCGTACGTTGAACCTTTTAAATACGATCCGTTCAACCGCGACGCCTACCTGACATCGTCTTTCGGCGAAAACCGTGGCACACGTTACCACGCTGGCATCGACTACTCCACACAAATGGAAGAAGGTTGGCCCATTTTTGCCCCCGAAAACGGCTTCGTCAAAGAAATCAAGACCTCCCCTTTCGGCTACGGCAAAGTTATGTTCTTTGAGGGCAACAGCGGAAAGACCTGGGTTTTCGCACACCAAAGCAGTTTTCCCCAAGCCATAGAAGACCAGATTAAGCAAAAGCAGTACGCCACCAAGAGTAACGACATTTCCATCAAGCCAAACATCAGATTCCGCAAGGGTGACACACTCACATTCGCCGGGAGTACCGGAATCGGCAATCCGCACTTGCATCTCGAAGTCCGCCTGAACAAAGACGACATTACCTCGCCATGCCAGCTCGGCGTCAAGTGCCTCGACACCATAGCACCACAGATTTTTGGAGTCGCCGTATGGCAAGGCAATGAACTAGCCCTCACAACAGATGAAGCGCTCCGCAACGGCTGTGTCGAAACGCCCGTCAAGAACGAATTTAACTTGTCCATGGCGATAAAAATTGCAGATTACAGCCGCGAACCCAAGGAAAATCCGATGGCTATCCGCCGTCTAGAACTGTGGCGTTACGATGACAAGATTTACAGCAAAGTCATGGACACACTCAGCTACAAAAAGATGCTCGACATCCGCAACGAGCTCCTTTGGGCAGAAGAAGCGGACACCGCCGGCGACTGGCACTACATCAACGCGAAACTCGGACCGGTTTCCACTTACAGACTCGAAATTGAAGACTTTAGCGGACACATAGTCCGTCGCGAATTCAATTTTCACCAATCTTGCAAGGATAACGGCAAACTCGTTCTCATACAAAATCAGAACACCCCGCTTTACACGTTCTTGAGCAAGAGCATGCTCGACATTTACCGCTGCGAATCCGGTTACAAATTCACTGCTCTGAATAAGGACAAGGAAACAATCAATAGCGATCTCTGCAAAATTTTCGACCACAACAAGCCGCTCCCCATCGGGAAAATTGTTGAGACATTCCCCGAAACGAGATTCATCAACTACAGCGCAGATGCTTCTGCAACTGGCACCGGCCGCAGCGTGAACGAACTAATTTCAATTTATCCTTACGGCAAGTACAAGACAAGCATCAACTGGTACACCAAAGTCGGCAATGTGAAAATATCGCAGAAGATTTCGGGCATTCCGGTTGTTGGCGACACATCACAGCGCGTCCTCGCCGTCACGCGCAATCAAACGGATAGTGTCGACTTTTACGAATTCCATCCGAAGGGATTGCAGTTCTACGGCAAGTGGAACGTGTGCATCGAAAACGACGACAACTCAGCCCCGCTTTACTGGCTTGGAGAAACAACCCGCCGCTGGTTCTATTTTGAAAAGCAGACAGGCGGAAAGAATCGTTGTGCAACAACAAATGAACTTAGAGACCTCGCCAACATCACCGACGAAGACGGCTTTTCTCTCGGCTTCCCCTACTGGGCAGAAACGCTTGTCGCTGGCATGTACCAATCCTCTCTAAAGATTCCGCTTTACTCCAGATACGCAGGCATCCCGGACGGGAACGCCATCAGCGTCAAGTACAAGAACAAATGGATTGCCGCAGAATACGATTCCGAACCGCGAGAAATAATTTTGCTTGGCGATGCCCTCCCCGATGCAGGCGAAACGATTACCATCGAAATCACCGACGATTCCAAACGCAAGACGAAAAAAGAATTTGACGTTCCCGGGTTTTAA
- a CDS encoding peptidylprolyl isomerase: MEFNQLDKPQAGETIAIMKTNHGTMKLRLFEELVGECATNFIELAKQGKYDGAPFHRIIKDFMIQGGDFTRRNGTGGHAAKGPGSTIGDKYDSRLTHVRGALSWAKTSMPHSIGSQFFIVHGNNVHFLDHDQCGTGPADGYSVFGQLYEGFEVLDKIAGVQTDRMDRPYDDVIIESITIEKA; the protein is encoded by the coding sequence ATGGAATTTAATCAGTTAGACAAACCGCAGGCAGGCGAAACCATCGCCATCATGAAAACCAACCATGGTACCATGAAACTCCGCCTTTTCGAAGAACTCGTCGGCGAATGTGCAACAAACTTCATTGAACTTGCAAAACAGGGCAAGTACGACGGCGCTCCGTTCCACCGCATCATCAAGGACTTCATGATACAGGGCGGTGACTTCACCCGTAGAAACGGCACCGGCGGCCACGCAGCAAAGGGTCCGGGTTCTACCATCGGCGACAAGTACGACAGCCGTCTCACCCATGTCCGTGGCGCTCTCAGCTGGGCAAAGACTTCCATGCCGCACTCCATCGGCAGCCAGTTCTTCATCGTCCACGGCAACAATGTGCACTTCTTGGACCACGACCAGTGCGGCACGGGACCTGCTGACGGCTACTCCGTATTCGGCCAGCTTTACGAAGGCTTCGAAGTGCTCGACAAAATCGCCGGTGTGCAGACCGATCGTATGGACCGCCCGTACGACGACGTGATTATCGAAAGCATCACGATTGAGAAGGCTTAA
- the pyrR gene encoding bifunctional pyr operon transcriptional regulator/uracil phosphoribosyltransferase PyrR — translation MNDNCKKVSELLTAQTMEFALDEMAAKIAKMHPSADNMIVLGMASRGIPLAKKLTERLSQKFGKPIEMGSLDATYYRDDFHYRKKVATEMRFTEMPASVEGKTVILVDDVLYTGRSALAAMRSILDLGRPAAIRLCVLVDRGHRELPIAPDCVGLTVETARNQEVRVAIEPIDKENSVYLVEVEA, via the coding sequence ATGAACGATAACTGCAAAAAAGTAAGCGAGCTTCTTACGGCGCAGACGATGGAATTTGCGCTGGACGAAATGGCGGCGAAGATTGCGAAGATGCATCCGTCCGCCGACAACATGATTGTACTCGGCATGGCTAGCCGCGGAATTCCGCTCGCCAAAAAGCTCACCGAGCGTCTTTCCCAGAAATTTGGCAAGCCCATTGAAATGGGTAGCCTCGATGCCACGTATTACCGTGACGACTTCCATTACCGCAAGAAGGTGGCGACCGAAATGCGCTTTACCGAAATGCCTGCTTCTGTGGAAGGCAAGACGGTCATTCTCGTGGATGACGTGCTCTACACGGGCCGTTCGGCTTTGGCTGCCATGCGCTCCATCTTGGACCTTGGCCGTCCGGCGGCGATTCGCCTTTGCGTGCTTGTGGACCGCGGTCACCGTGAACTCCCGATTGCTCCGGATTGTGTGGGCCTTACGGTCGAAACCGCTAGGAACCAGGAAGTCCGCGTGGCGATAGAACCTATTGATAAAGAAAATTCCGTTTATCTCGTAGAAGTGGAGGCGTAA
- a CDS encoding aspartate carbamoyltransferase catalytic subunit, with product MSALEIKHLFGLRGVSKHDIRLILDHAKQFREILERPVKKVPSLRGMTVVNLFFENSTRTRTSFELAEKRLSADTVNFASSNSSVKKGETLVDTLRNIEAMKIDIVVVRHKGTGVPKFLADNSNAIIVNAGDGAHEHPTQALLDMLTIEEKLGTLEGKNVTIIGDIRHSRVARSNLWGMSTMGAHVTLCGPSTLVPRNTDLMNHVTWEPDVKKAVANADAIIALRLQKERMDDALLPSMREYRNTFGITEELLECAKDKVIIMHPGPINRGVELDSDIADGEHSVILDQVTNGVAVRMAVLFLLAGGRNNENA from the coding sequence GTGAGCGCTTTGGAAATTAAACACCTGTTTGGACTTCGTGGAGTGTCCAAGCATGATATCCGTCTGATTCTGGACCATGCAAAACAGTTCCGCGAAATTCTCGAACGCCCGGTCAAGAAGGTGCCGAGCCTCCGGGGCATGACGGTCGTGAACTTGTTCTTCGAGAACAGCACCCGTACGCGCACAAGCTTTGAACTTGCCGAAAAGCGCCTCTCTGCCGATACGGTGAACTTCGCAAGCTCGAATTCCAGCGTCAAGAAGGGCGAAACGCTCGTCGATACGCTTAGGAACATCGAAGCCATGAAGATTGACATCGTGGTCGTCCGTCACAAGGGGACGGGCGTGCCGAAGTTCCTTGCCGATAACAGCAATGCCATTATCGTGAATGCTGGCGACGGTGCCCATGAACATCCGACGCAGGCTCTCCTCGACATGCTGACGATCGAAGAAAAGCTCGGAACGCTCGAAGGTAAGAATGTCACGATTATTGGCGATATCCGCCATAGCCGCGTGGCCCGCAGTAACCTCTGGGGCATGTCCACGATGGGCGCTCACGTGACGCTCTGCGGACCTTCGACGCTTGTGCCGCGCAATACAGACCTCATGAACCATGTGACATGGGAACCGGATGTGAAGAAGGCTGTTGCAAATGCCGACGCTATCATTGCTCTCCGCTTGCAGAAAGAACGCATGGACGATGCTCTCCTCCCGAGCATGCGCGAATATCGCAATACGTTCGGCATCACGGAAGAACTCCTCGAATGCGCTAAGGACAAGGTCATCATCATGCACCCGGGGCCAATCAACCGCGGCGTGGAACTCGATTCCGACATCGCCGATGGCGAACATTCTGTAATTCTTGATCAGGTGACCAACGGTGTCGCCGTCCGTATGGCCGTTCTCTTCCTTTTGGCTGGAGGTCGCAACAATGAAAATGCGTAA
- a CDS encoding dihydroorotase: MKMRKPSKSRLVNVVLKNAKFWNGKSFELQNEVRLNACENAETVEFDCNGALVMPALFGLGIDFMEPLRDDVYTFADGFDALRKGGFYGGLYESAANPIDDADKYTAMVNRFKSEERGEDAFDIKFLGAYSKGFGSDSLAEMVELAEAGVAGFGDGNGVIPHSRFLRLAMEYGKMTGKRFFFQPMDKTLRHSGCVHEGAYSDMLGMKGIPRIAETIAAYTVLETARFLQVPVHFKQVTCGETLELVRNARKNGIDVTCDVNLYHLLLDDSCLETLDSAYHILPPIRSAADREALWQGVVDGTVNAISVNHTPVLRQDTVVNFEDSVPGALSLEVALPAIWNKLVAKVGEARAIELLSTAPARLAGAESAHESVVVFSPDNPHKVVESDFAGHVCNSPLTGKELPSSILASYINGVWTEL; the protein is encoded by the coding sequence ATGAAAATGCGTAAACCTAGTAAAAGTCGTCTTGTGAATGTCGTTCTGAAAAATGCAAAGTTCTGGAACGGCAAGTCTTTTGAACTTCAGAACGAAGTTCGCCTGAACGCTTGCGAAAATGCCGAAACGGTTGAATTTGACTGCAACGGTGCGCTTGTGATGCCGGCCCTCTTTGGCCTTGGTATTGACTTTATGGAACCGCTCCGCGATGACGTCTACACGTTTGCTGATGGCTTTGATGCTTTGCGCAAGGGCGGTTTCTACGGTGGCCTTTACGAAAGTGCCGCAAACCCGATTGACGATGCCGACAAGTACACTGCAATGGTGAACCGCTTCAAGTCCGAAGAACGCGGCGAAGATGCTTTCGATATCAAGTTCCTCGGCGCTTACAGCAAGGGTTTTGGCTCGGATAGCTTGGCCGAAATGGTCGAACTTGCCGAAGCTGGTGTCGCAGGCTTTGGCGACGGTAACGGCGTGATTCCGCATTCCCGTTTCCTCCGCCTCGCCATGGAATATGGCAAGATGACGGGCAAGCGCTTCTTCTTCCAGCCGATGGACAAGACGCTCCGCCACAGTGGTTGCGTTCACGAAGGTGCCTACTCCGACATGCTCGGCATGAAGGGCATTCCTCGCATTGCCGAAACGATTGCCGCCTATACAGTTCTTGAAACGGCTCGATTCCTCCAGGTGCCGGTGCACTTCAAGCAGGTCACTTGTGGTGAAACTCTTGAACTCGTCCGTAACGCCCGCAAGAACGGTATCGATGTCACTTGCGATGTGAATTTGTACCACTTGCTCTTGGACGATTCCTGCCTCGAAACGCTCGATTCCGCATACCACATTTTGCCGCCGATTCGTTCGGCTGCAGACCGCGAAGCCTTGTGGCAGGGCGTTGTCGATGGAACCGTCAATGCGATTAGCGTGAATCACACGCCGGTGCTTCGTCAGGATACGGTCGTGAACTTCGAAGATTCCGTGCCGGGCGCACTTTCCTTGGAAGTCGCACTCCCTGCTATTTGGAACAAGTTAGTCGCCAAGGTGGGTGAGGCTCGTGCTATTGAACTTCTCTCGACTGCTCCAGCTCGTTTGGCTGGTGCCGAATCCGCTCACGAAAGCGTAGTTGTGTTCTCTCCGGATAATCCGCACAAGGTTGTCGAAAGCGACTTCGCTGGTCACGTCTGCAATTCGCCTCTCACGGGCAAGGAATTGCCGTCTTCCATCCTCGCAAGCTACATTAACGGGGTCTGGACGGAGTTGTAG
- a CDS encoding PilZ domain-containing protein has protein sequence MTSVLQEVWNFFQSYILPVLPFVALVLIEVQLMYKRRENEVMFGTDAFNEKIKAFDFTPKEVRTLEKLVRSSKFENKDAVLNSSGLFEAAVSEFYRIRNVFSVRDETLDAIAGLRNKMNFTGSNPLTMVCSTRQFNVGDKVDLEFESGQVFRRVPILERSEKTWSVQIEGLHSLAKAIQGSLVLIRWTRMNDAVYSKKLTVFSATSDKVVFTHSDQLDKEQLRKWVREVVNLPVTAKFPDGRVHSGILYDLSAGGILLGLAEECWPDQQISISFELPSFGVQNVDVKILNNLGHRNPSFPMFNSISAVFTGEYAWTQERVLQYIFEVTRKTKLRKNEVNGVTT, from the coding sequence ATGACTAGCGTGCTTCAAGAAGTCTGGAATTTTTTCCAGTCTTACATTCTTCCGGTTCTTCCGTTTGTAGCGCTTGTGCTGATTGAAGTGCAGCTCATGTACAAACGTCGCGAAAATGAAGTGATGTTTGGTACAGATGCGTTCAACGAGAAGATTAAGGCGTTTGATTTTACGCCCAAGGAAGTGCGCACTCTGGAAAAGCTCGTGCGTTCCTCCAAGTTCGAGAACAAGGACGCCGTGTTGAATTCTTCGGGACTTTTTGAAGCCGCTGTCTCTGAATTTTATCGCATCCGTAATGTGTTTTCGGTCCGTGACGAAACGCTTGACGCTATCGCGGGCTTGAGAAACAAGATGAATTTTACGGGCTCCAATCCATTGACGATGGTCTGCTCGACAAGGCAGTTCAATGTCGGCGATAAAGTGGATCTGGAATTTGAAAGCGGACAAGTTTTCAGGCGAGTGCCTATCCTAGAGCGCTCGGAAAAAACTTGGAGCGTGCAAATCGAGGGCTTGCATTCGTTGGCCAAAGCGATTCAAGGATCTCTTGTGCTCATTCGTTGGACTCGCATGAACGATGCTGTCTATTCTAAAAAGTTAACGGTGTTTTCTGCGACTTCAGATAAAGTTGTTTTTACCCACAGTGACCAGCTTGACAAGGAACAGTTGCGTAAATGGGTCCGTGAGGTGGTCAATCTCCCGGTGACGGCAAAGTTCCCGGACGGCAGGGTGCACTCGGGGATTCTTTATGACCTTTCTGCTGGCGGTATTCTGCTTGGACTTGCCGAAGAGTGCTGGCCTGACCAGCAGATTTCCATTTCCTTTGAACTTCCGTCATTTGGTGTTCAGAATGTGGATGTCAAGATTTTGAACAATTTGGGGCATCGAAATCCGAGTTTCCCAATGTTCAATTCCATTTCTGCGGTGTTCACCGGGGAATACGCATGGACCCAGGAACGTGTCCTCCAGTACATTTTTGAGGTCACTCGCAAAACAAAGTTGAGAAAAAACGAGGTAAATGGCGTAACTACTTAG
- the pilM gene encoding pilus assembly protein PilM codes for MALGLIARIRGERETVGIDVGHYSIKYVKVFHDANGKRIVREVDLEPVPAGSIINGVIQRRDSEDVSTEKGAKKEKDGFDKLSEAFSKLMLRHQLDENVDVVASVNCGAGEGGVLVDRLSIKVPKNGNEEAIIVQTAQSRPPFDDQDNVLDYEVVSREGDEVKVNVVAAKNSMLESWSQFFIRKGIKLSALDVDIFGLLNSFVATASDEELKKTTAIFNIGESKMSVGFIQDGKFHSVRSMNGGSLNLIINKLSSSLNIPAEKCHEIFEKQDLKVVDDVAISVIEDAMKVAFEELMSQITFGMRYFSSAEDSRPLERILIGGGGASVPELVQYIKEKTGIETDTVNPFRSVECDSNVVEQASAIALSNIYAPALGLAMRKF; via the coding sequence TTGGCTTTAGGGTTGATTGCTAGAATTCGTGGAGAGCGCGAAACTGTTGGCATAGATGTTGGCCACTACAGCATCAAGTACGTTAAGGTCTTTCATGATGCTAACGGTAAAAGGATTGTGCGCGAAGTGGATTTGGAACCTGTTCCCGCAGGCTCTATCATTAATGGTGTTATCCAAAGGCGCGATTCCGAAGATGTGTCTACGGAAAAGGGCGCCAAGAAGGAGAAAGACGGCTTCGACAAATTGAGCGAAGCTTTCTCCAAGTTGATGCTCCGTCACCAGCTAGACGAAAATGTGGATGTCGTTGCCTCGGTAAATTGCGGTGCCGGTGAAGGTGGAGTCCTTGTGGATCGCCTCTCCATCAAGGTCCCGAAAAACGGCAACGAAGAAGCGATTATTGTTCAGACTGCTCAGTCCCGTCCGCCGTTCGACGACCAGGATAACGTTCTGGACTATGAGGTCGTTTCCCGCGAGGGCGACGAAGTCAAGGTGAACGTAGTTGCCGCAAAGAACTCCATGCTTGAATCCTGGTCGCAGTTCTTTATTCGCAAGGGCATTAAGCTCTCGGCTCTGGATGTCGATATTTTTGGGCTTCTGAATTCATTTGTTGCAACCGCATCCGATGAGGAACTCAAGAAGACGACCGCCATTTTTAATATTGGCGAATCCAAGATGAGTGTTGGCTTTATCCAGGATGGTAAGTTCCATTCTGTTAGATCCATGAATGGCGGTTCGCTGAATCTTATTATTAACAAGCTCTCTTCTAGTCTAAATATTCCTGCCGAAAAATGTCATGAAATATTTGAAAAACAGGACTTGAAGGTTGTGGATGACGTGGCTATTTCTGTTATTGAAGACGCCATGAAAGTCGCTTTTGAAGAGCTTATGTCGCAGATTACGTTTGGTATGCGCTACTTCTCTTCTGCCGAGGATTCCCGTCCGCTCGAAAGAATCCTGATAGGTGGTGGTGGTGCCTCTGTTCCTGAACTTGTGCAGTACATTAAGGAAAAGACTGGAATTGAGACGGATACTGTGAACCCATTCCGCTCTGTGGAATGCGATTCTAACGTGGTCGAACAGGCTAGTGCTATCGCTCTGTCTAACATTTACGCCCCGGCTTTGGGACTTGCAATGAGGAAGTTCTAA
- a CDS encoding PilN domain-containing protein yields MATKKNKGANKALAITINLLPGEHRKQQKDLTWLTDRRVVWPTVFFILAVFVVLFVYAYTIEEVSSKTAELESVRSAVERERPLLRKISELEKHQSIINTKINALKSIQISKKRWVVLFENISSVLPPNMWLMSVSQVSEFNLEMKGTTFDFSEVAEYMVKLEKQMSVEKVSLVSISTTKVDGDEAYSFTLKVELKRDLGEEG; encoded by the coding sequence ATGGCTACGAAGAAGAATAAAGGTGCCAATAAGGCGCTTGCGATTACAATCAACCTTTTGCCGGGTGAACACCGTAAACAGCAAAAGGATTTGACTTGGCTTACCGACCGACGTGTTGTTTGGCCGACCGTGTTTTTCATCCTTGCTGTTTTTGTGGTTTTGTTTGTATACGCTTATACGATTGAAGAAGTCTCTAGCAAGACCGCAGAACTGGAGTCAGTACGCTCCGCTGTCGAACGTGAACGTCCGTTGCTCAGGAAAATCAGTGAACTTGAAAAGCACCAGTCTATTATCAATACCAAGATTAATGCGCTCAAGTCTATCCAGATTAGCAAAAAACGTTGGGTAGTCCTGTTCGAAAACATTTCTTCGGTGCTGCCTCCGAACATGTGGCTCATGAGTGTGTCGCAAGTAAGCGAATTCAACCTCGAAATGAAGGGCACGACGTTCGATTTTTCCGAAGTGGCTGAGTATATGGTCAAGCTCGAAAAGCAGATGAGTGTAGAAAAGGTTTCGCTTGTGTCGATTTCGACAACGAAGGTCGATGGCGACGAAGCTTACAGTTTTACACTCAAGGTCGAACTCAAGCGCGATCTTGGAGAGGAGGGTTGA
- a CDS encoding type 4a pilus biogenesis protein PilO, translated as MGNLNIDFKDKKNVYCIAVIVIICLMIYAGYTYIWEPFEVEYGNLESQRESAQKELDKINSKKHRVAELEMQLAQAEKDFQKLKEMFPEEEKVPMRLQDLYSVLRSSGVQIQKFNPEGRSEREHYIENRYSIAVNSGYHMLGYLFAEIANFNYPTAITNLKLSRYSGIAAEVQKAETHGWTPITMSVNFNLTTYTSKKVGK; from the coding sequence ATGGGCAACCTTAATATTGACTTTAAAGACAAGAAGAACGTATACTGTATCGCTGTTATAGTCATTATTTGCTTGATGATCTATGCTGGCTATACGTATATTTGGGAACCGTTCGAAGTTGAATATGGCAATCTTGAATCCCAGCGAGAATCGGCACAGAAAGAACTCGACAAGATTAATTCCAAGAAGCATCGCGTGGCCGAACTCGAAATGCAGCTTGCGCAGGCCGAAAAGGATTTCCAGAAGCTGAAGGAAATGTTCCCGGAAGAAGAAAAGGTGCCCATGCGCTTGCAGGACCTCTATTCTGTGCTCCGCAGTTCCGGCGTGCAGATTCAGAAGTTCAATCCGGAAGGCCGTTCCGAAAGGGAACATTACATTGAAAACCGCTATTCTATTGCGGTCAATTCCGGTTATCACATGCTCGGATACCTGTTTGCTGAAATCGCAAACTTCAACTATCCGACGGCTATTACGAACTTGAAGCTTTCTCGCTATTCGGGTATCGCAGCCGAAGTGCAGAAAGCTGAAACTCACGGTTGGACGCCGATTACTATGTCGGTGAATTTCAACTTGACCACTTATACATCCAAGAAGGTTGGCAAATAA